A stretch of Pseudoprevotella muciniphila DNA encodes these proteins:
- the aroA gene encoding 3-phosphoshikimate 1-carboxyvinyltransferase: protein MQFKSELRGRVVLPSSKSITNRVLMLSALADTPCTLLNVSDCDDARVMSAAMSERPERIDIGAAGTAMRFSTAFFAAQPGRHYIFGTPRMHERPISVLADALNSLGADVRYADRTGYPPLVVLGRTLTGGSVEISANVSSQYISALLMIGPIMEKGLHLRLTGGIISRPYIDMTISLMQAFGAEVTWIGDQTIYVKPGRYHHEGPFAIESDWSSASYWYEIMALSADSDARIELPGLHPKSLQGDSRVREYFEMFGIQTTFDAEGAVLTKMHRPVPETIQMDLSEQPDLAQTLVVTSAMLHRPFHFKGLQTLKIKETDRLAAMRNELLKFGIKVEVRSDSELLWDGSTTAMQFPLTIDTYDDHRMAMAFAPCAMRFPEIVINHPEVVSKSYPTFWETLRPFVRN, encoded by the coding sequence TTGCAATTCAAGTCAGAACTGAGGGGACGCGTGGTGCTCCCCTCTTCAAAAAGCATAACCAACCGTGTGCTGATGCTCTCTGCATTGGCAGATACACCTTGTACCTTGCTCAACGTGAGCGACTGCGACGATGCGCGCGTGATGTCCGCTGCCATGTCGGAACGCCCCGAGCGCATCGACATCGGCGCTGCCGGCACTGCCATGCGCTTTTCCACAGCCTTCTTTGCTGCCCAGCCGGGTCGCCACTACATTTTCGGCACCCCTCGCATGCACGAGCGCCCCATCAGTGTCCTGGCAGATGCGCTCAACAGCCTTGGCGCAGACGTGCGCTATGCCGACCGCACGGGCTATCCTCCCCTTGTGGTATTGGGCCGCACACTAACCGGCGGCAGTGTGGAAATATCTGCCAACGTGAGCTCACAATACATATCTGCCCTCTTGATGATTGGTCCCATCATGGAAAAAGGACTTCATCTGCGTCTTACGGGCGGTATTATTTCAAGACCCTACATCGACATGACCATCAGCCTGATGCAGGCTTTTGGTGCTGAGGTAACATGGATTGGCGACCAGACCATCTATGTGAAGCCCGGGCGTTACCACCACGAAGGTCCCTTCGCCATAGAATCCGACTGGAGTTCCGCCTCCTACTGGTATGAAATCATGGCACTCAGTGCAGACAGCGATGCCCGCATAGAACTGCCCGGGCTGCACCCCAAGAGTCTGCAGGGCGACAGCCGTGTGCGCGAATACTTCGAAATGTTCGGCATTCAGACCACGTTCGATGCCGAAGGTGCCGTCCTCACCAAGATGCACCGCCCTGTGCCCGAGACCATTCAGATGGACCTCAGCGAACAGCCCGACCTGGCTCAGACCCTCGTGGTTACATCCGCCATGCTCCACCGCCCGTTCCACTTCAAAGGGCTACAGACTCTGAAAATCAAAGAAACCGACCGCCTTGCCGCCATGCGCAACGAACTGCTGAAATTCGGCATAAAGGTGGAAGTGCGCAGCGACAGTGAACTCCTCTGGGACGGCAGTACTACAGCCATGCAGTTCCCCCTCACCATCGACACCTACGACGACCACCGCATGGCGATGGCATTTGCGCCGTGTGCCATGCGCTTCCCCGAAATCGTCATTAACCACCCCGAAGTGGTCAGCAAATCGTACCCCACTTTCTGGGAGACGCTGCGCCCCTTCGTGAGAAATTGA